TATTTCAAGTGGCTTAgttgtctctttcttttgcctgctgccacacACATACCACCAAATCCTGCACTCCAAGCTTTTCCTTCTGCACCCTGGACTCCCAACCTCCAGTTAGACAATCCACATTTTCCCACAACTGCCTCAGGATCCTCCAGGTCACTGTGCCTCCTGCAGCAACCAGGCCAGGGGATATCTGGATTCCTATTACACTTCTGAGGAAGGTGGTTAGGGGGCGTGGAGGATGTGTGTGGGAGGGGTTGAGGTTGAGGGCAGGAGTATACTGTGGTCTTCTGTCTTCTACCTCATTGGCCCAGGTGCTGCTCTCCCTCCGGTTGTCTGCTTTCAGCCCTGTGTGGGAAATCAAGTCTGTGCCCTGATCTTCCTGACTCTCATTTTGTGAGTAACCTGAACGGATGAGCCATCGCTCTTGTCCCACACATTCTGTTCAAAAGGTGCCCTCCTCTGTACTTGCTCGGGGGCCTACCCACTGAGCTGTGGCACTCAGGCTGGGATGCCACCCAGTACAGAGGCTCTGCAGCCGTGCAGGGGTCTGACTGTTCCACACCAGCAGGATACAGGCCACAGGGCATGCTGTGGTGGAAAAGCATTCAGAGGTGTGGGCTGAAGGCCTCTCTTTCCACAGTCCCTTTGAAGACCCCATGGAAGTAGGCACCCCTTTGAGGAACAAGGTGGCCCAAGACCAAGCTTCACATGAAGGCGCTCGGGTCCCAGTAGGTCCTGTCTGTGCCTTGTATAGCCGACTGCTTCATGCATCTTACCCGGTTTCCCCTCTTCCACTACCCAAGCTCCTCCTCGACCCCCTTGCTCAGCTATCCTTAGGACAGCAAGATCCCCAGCACTTGGAAAAGCCCCAACTCCAGTGCTTGGGGAGGGAGTTGGGTTCAGGTCGTCTAACCACAGAAGAATAcagaacctgaggcaggagggaatCCCTTCCCTTGCTGGGTCTCTTGGCACAGCCCATCCAGGGGTCTGGGTCAGGGTCCAGGTATCCTCTACTCTCCTTGAGGACCTGAGTTTTCAGGCCCCCCGGGTTGGTCAGCGTGGAGTCTTTCCCACTGTTCATCTGGGAACTGTAGGAATATCCCATGGGGCCCTCTCTTACTTATTAGAGACACCCGGGAAATACTCCAGCAGAAACTGGGTGCAGTGTACCAGATCACAGTAATAATAATTACAGGATTAGGCTAATCTTTGCCTACCAACAAGTCAAAAAGTATCCTTGAAAATCTTTGCCTACCAACAAGTCACAAAGTATcattgaaatgttttatatctttaacttttaagttttggTCTATAATGCGTCTCAAGTTACTTTTGTGTGTAGAGTGAGGGAGAATAACATCATTGGCCTCCCCTACCTCCATATGAAAGTCCATTAATTGAAAcggtttgttttcttctattgaaCTGCTTTCATTGAAAACCCATTTATTGACTGTATAGCTATGGATCAGTTTCAGGTCTCTTAACTCAGTCCATTTATCTACTTGTCACTCCTGATGCCTTGTCTATAATAGCTTATGGTCAGCCTTAAAGTCAGATAGTACaagtctttgttctttttcacacATTGCAATCAATTTTGAAATAGGTAATAACTCATAAAACCATCACACACATCAGGACATGCTGTCACTTCATCcctttctgatatggtttggctgtgccctcacccaaatctcaacttgaattgtatctcccagaatccccatgtgttgtgggagggacctaggaggaggtaattgaatcatgggggtgagtctttcccatgctattctcctcatagtgaataagtctcactatctgatgggtttatcaggagtttctgcttttgcttctccctcattttctcttgctgctgccatgtaagaagtgccttttgcctcccactaTGAttctgaggcatccccagccatgtggaaatgtaagtccaattaaacctctttttcttcccagactCTGGCATGTTTTTGTCAGCAGCGTGAAAACCGACAATACACTCTCATTTCAGAGTCAGACACATGCTCTCACTCACTAGACTGGTTGCTGACTTGTGACCGAAGATTCTGTATTGTACCCTCTGGGGACAATACATCTCCATTTGTCTGCGGGGAGGATGAACATGCAAAAAATCCACAACACTCAGCACAGAGTCTGGATTTAGTCCCATTAGTCTGAATGGGactaatgcccttataaaagggaccccgGGGAGCTCTCTCGCCCTCTTTCTGCCCcctgaggatacaatgagaaggtGGCAGTGTACagccagaaaaaagaaagtcCCTCACCATAACCCTACCatgttggcaccttgatctcggacttccaacctccagaactgtgagaaataaatttctgttgtgaattagccacccagtttatggtacgTTATAGAAACCCGAACTAAGACAGAgatggaatcccatggagggtcTCTAATTTGCTAAGCTGGTCATCAGGTGGGATGTTGTAAGTTAAAAACAGGAAGAGCTGACATTTTGTGCATATGAAAGAAGACAGTGGACAGGCCCATTGTCTTCGGCTTTGTCCGCCTCGGCAAACTGGAGACGGAAAGTCGATTCACCTTCTCCAGCCACGGGAGGACCGGGAGGACCTCCAGAGGAGGTTAGGTCGACTTCATGGTAACTTTAGATCCTGAAACCTCACAGGATTTTTCTTGTCTTCCCTTTGATCTCTTTTCCGCCTACCCAACAGGACAGGACTTGCAGCCTTTCTTTCGCGTCAGCAAGGGATCCCTTCTGGACAGGACCGAAGTGAGCAGCTGGTTTCCCCTACGCTTCCTTCCGGGCCTGGGCGTCACAAGAGCTCAGGCTGACCTGAGACCTAACTCCCGGCGAGTGGGACCAGCAGGAGCCTGGAAGAATGCTCGCACCGGGGTGGAGATTGGGCGCTGGGGTTTGCGAACCGCAGTCAAACCCTCTTCCCTGAGCACCGCGCACCTGCCCCCGGGGGTGCTGAAGGAAGTGGCCCATAAAGCTTCTCTGCAACCGAAAGAAGCCTGAAGCTCCAGGAGGGGCGAGAGGAGACTCGTTGAGCGAACCCAGCCCTCTGCCTGGCTGGTCCTGGTCAACAGGCTCGGAAGAGGCCGATTTGGAGGACCTAAAGGTTTAGAATCTCATGATGTCAAGATGTTAAAGCCTAAATCCTAAGTTCTGACTGTGAGGGGGAGCGAGGGTGTCTTGAGCTGGATCGACCCTTGAGTCTTCACCTGGAGGGTCCTCTGCACAAGTTCAGAGAGCAGGACAACGCGCAGCAATGGTTCCCCACAGGGGGCAACTACACTCTCACACGCCTGTCCCATCCCCGCTGGGACACTAGGCCACGACTGGGGGAAGCGGGAGGGAGAATGTTAACCCCCTGGCATGTATCTAGTCAGCGGAGGCGACGGATGTTGCTAAACACCTTACAATCCACCGCGGGAgggcccctcccccaccccgaaGTAGCCATTCCGCGGAGGTGGAGAAACTTGCGTGTAGATCAATGCCCACGCACTTGCCCGATGGTAAATCACGAGTTGGTGACCAATTGGATTTTGGATCTGAGGAAAAAACTCCAGCGTCAGAGGGAACTCTGGAAGTTTTGCCCGGAGCAAACGGAAGGGTGGCGTTGCCATCGCCTAAAATGGGAAAATGGCAGGTGTCACAGGTTGCAGGGGAAAGTGGGAGACCAGGTGAGGGCCCCGGAGCCTTCCCGGAAAGAGTTTCCCATGCAGCCCGTCTCGGTTTCCGCATCCGTCTGATTCCTTATGATGTTGAGGGTGCCGGGGTCTGGGTCCTTTATGATGCAGAGGGTATCCCCGTCTCACCCCGGGCCCCTCCCCGCTCCCGCCTCCTCCTGGCAACCTGGTGCGCAGCTCCGGCCCTGGCGACCCGCGACCGTCTCGTCATTCGCTGCCGCCTCGCAAAGGCGCATCTCTAGGCCAGTGGTGAGCTGCGGCCAGGTTGCTGCAACTCGCTCCAGGACTCGGGACTCGTGGCCTTGGTGTCCCTCGCGGAGCCCTTGGTGTGTCGCCTGCGGGCTCTTTGTTTTGAAGAAAGTAGGGAGGGAAAAGCCTTGTGAGACGACTCCAGGAGCAAAGAGCGACCCTTACAAGGCCCACGTCCTCCCAGAGCACAGGGGAACTGTCGCCTCAGacggaagaaggaagagaaagcagcCTCTTGTGTCTCCCTGGTGGTCTAGTGGCTAGGATTCGGCGCTTTcaccgccgcggcccgggttcgATTCCCGGTCAGGGAATTGTTTTGCATTGGTCGCACTCCCACAGGAATCTTTCTTTACTACGCTGTCAGCCAGCCTGCTCCAAGGACCAGACGCAGAACAGTCTCCGCAGCGAGGGGCAAACCCCAGCGAAGAAGGGCGAGTCCTGGTGGACCAGCTCTCACGTTTATCTCCGTGTCTGTCATCCGCTGAAGAGGTTTTAGAGAGCGCCTGAGCGTCTCGCTCAGGTGTACACAGCCGTGCAGAGGTGCCAGCCCCCGTGAAGTTGTACCCAATAAGGCCATCCTCTTTGCCGTCGCCGCCCCGGAGGCACCTATGGGGCTGAGCTGTGAATAACTGAGAGGCCAAACCAAGTCGTGTTGTTTGTGCGTGCCCTGGACATGGGCACGGGCCAGTCAGCTGAGCCTCCTCACCTCCCTTCGCAGCTAACGTGCTCGTTAGGCCGTCGGAAGAGGTGACTGGAGGCGATGCCCGCGAAGTTGGGAGTTGGGTGAGCGGCAGGTGAGGTCCTGGAGGGCGGTGCCGTTTGCTGATTGAGCGGCAGAGGGAGGCGATGTTCCCTGAGCCAACAAAGACAGCAGGTGGAGTAGGCACAAATGGAAAACTGTTGCGGGTGCCCTAAGCGGAAGGCAGGTGTAAAAATCAGCACTAGGACGTGGAAGCGATGGTGCCACAGTCAAATCCCACAGTGTCTACACTCTACCAAGCATTTGCGCACGCTCCCCCTTTTCCATTCAGTACTCCCAAGAGGGGTTTGGAAAAACCCCGCGTCCACTGTAAGCTCAGGGGAGAGCGGGAGCCAGGGAGGTGAAGTGCACAAACTGGGCAGAGGCGGCAGGCAGAACCTTGGGGGTGACAAGGCGCGGTGGCTGTGGGGCGGGAGCCGCTGCTGAAAGGCGGCCTGGGTTGTGGTGTGGGGTGACTGTCGATGGAATCTTTGGCGGAGAGTGGTTTGGAAGAATGGCGAGGGGAGGCAGTGGGGAGGGTGACCCTGAGCGTTCGGCCAGGGCGAGGAGGCTGTGCTGTCCCTGCAGGGCATGCGCTCAATCCCACTTACCTGGCAGAGTAGAGACCGTGGTGACGAAGGGGGTTCTCCCAGAGTGAAGGTTCTTCATTGCACTCTAGAGTTGCTGATCCCTGTGATTTCCTCAATGTGGGAAACGGTGTTTGTGCTAGAAGAGGGTTGCCCTCTTTACCTAACATAACGGGGTTCAAGACTGACATCGCCTCACGCCTACCCAAAAACGTTTACGTGGCTTCCtcgtctctcttttttttctgtcctaaAGTCGCCTCATCCTCACAttccctcatttttttcttccacactcgagagagtctctctctctcattaaaaGCTCcaccaaatatttgaaatatctcaACCAGAAAGACTCCAATAAATACCTTATTTCATTCGTGGAAGCTACAGACCAGCTAGGTTGAGAGTTGCTTGATATTTTCTGCTAAACGGTGAGGCATAGAGCACTTCGAAGGTTTCTCTTTGGGCCTTTGTTTGTGTGCTGTTGGGTTTCCTTCTTTTCCCCAGACAGTATGGCGCTGTGGGGCCAGCGGTAAACCCTACTTTCTGGCTTTCTGGCTGCAGATAAAGGCCGCAACTGGTGCAGGAATGAAAAGCAAACCAAAAGACACACGGGTTCGCCCCAGTGGGCCCAAGATAAAGTCTGACTGTACCAGGATTCGGATTAGAACAGACGTTGCTGCAGGCACAAGGCAGGGTACTAACCACTATAGAATCCCAACTGCCCATCGTTTTGCTTCCCCAcccctcttatttatttatgcattttcttgagagacagaattttgcttcgtcgcccaggctggagggcactggcgcgatctcggctcactgctacctccgcctctcaggttcaagcgattctcctgcctcagcctcccgagtagctgggactacaaacctgcgccaccacactcggctaatttttgtatttttagtagagacgggctttcaccatgttggctggtctcgaactccttactttgagtgatccacccacctcctcctcccaaagtgttgggattacaggcttgagccacggcgcccggtcccccgaaaatattttttttttcatgtaaaaacaTTTATGcgatttttacttctttattactGGGCAGCTACAGGTTCTTGTGATTTTCTCTCTCGTATTCTCCTCTCCATTCTGATACATCTCCCAACTTCTCTGCATCCAGTCGGTGCCCTCTGACGGGCATCCTGGGCTGTCCCTTTGTCTCGTCCTGGTCTCCTCTGTTCACCTTTTCCCTTTTGACTCCCCTGCCTCTTTCCCGCTCCCGCCCCACCGACTCCATCTACTGAAGCCGAGTTGAGTGAGGGGAGAGCAAGCGGAGCAGATGATTGCCTGAAGGCGGcgcaaaaaaacagaaagagctACCAGGAGAGCCGTCGGGGCGTTCAGCTTCCCTTGGGCCTTACCAGGCTCAGGGTGGGGTCGCAGATCCAGGCATTTCCAGATGCACTGGCTTCTGAAGCAGGCGAGGGTCAACGCAGGGTGAAGGCCATTCGGCCGCTCTTCTGGTTTCAGAGTCACGCAATGCAAGCGTTTCTAACGTGCAACAACACGATTAGTCGACTCAGCCTCTCCGGTTTTCCGAAACTTTGTAGTCTGCACACTTGTCCTGCAGAAAGCGAATGGCAACCCCTAGAGGTTAGTGATTGCTTAATCTATGTTGACATAAAAACGAACAACCGAGGTTGTCTCTGTGGCGCAATCGGTTAGCGCGTTCGGCTGTTAACCGGAAAGTTGGTGGTTCGAGCCCACCCAGGGACGTACTTTTAAATGTTggtaggtgcggtggctcacgctgattaatcccaacagtttgagagGCCGACATAGCTGAAGCCtcgcctgagctcagaagttcaagaccagggagaattccatctcattaaaaaaaaaaaaaaattgcagttatTTCTCCTCAGGCCTATGACTGTATTTAAAAGCGAGAGACTGTTCCCTTGTGTCTTGTGCATCCCATAAGGACACAAAGCAGAAGGTCCCTCTCCGAGCCTCCTAGAAAATAAGATCCCTCCAGAACAAACTAGGTTGTATGTATGGGAACCTGAAAGTATACGAAGAAAGAAACTTCAAAAATTCTGCCTTGCTTTCCACAAAAATTAACCCATCACAGTCTGCCTTCAAGTGGTATCATACCTCTTCACATTACTCCTCTCTGCCTTTATGCTATTGTCATGCATTTTACTTTACACGTGTTATAAACCTTACAATCCatctttattacttttatttaaagagtcagatgtgtttttggttttttttttttatgtttttaagactAGTCTCGCTCTAttggacaggctggagtgcagtggcacaatcttggctcactgcaacctctgcttcccgggttcaagcgattctcctgactcagactcctgagtagcagagattacaggcatgagccaccatacccgactaatttttgtaattttagtagagaggggggttcaccatattggccaagctggtctcaaactcctgacctcaagtgatccgcctgcctcggcctcccaaagtgctgggattacaggcatgagccaccatgcctggctaaggaGTCAGATGTTAAAATTATAGATTTGCCTATGTAGATGTCATTTctagtggtttttcttttcttttctttcttttttttttgtacatccAGATTTTCATCCGGTGTCAGTTTCGTTCTACCTGGAGgactctttaaatttttttttgtgtgtggtgtaggCTGGTGGTAGTGAATTTTCAGCTTTCGTAGAATTTGACATTGACATTTTCCCCTCAGTGCTTTTAAGATGTTGCTCCACTGCCTTCTCACTTGAATGACTTTCAATGATAtaatctttctggtttttgtaagAACTACgactttttcttctgattttgagatttttttcaataaatttgagCAATTCATTTATGAAGTGCCTACTAAATATGGTTTTCTTCAGGTTTCTTGTGCTTGGGGTTTATTCACCTCCTTGGATAAGTAGGTTAACAATTTTCACTATGAttgaaaaatgtcattgtttcttaaatacatttttcttcttccccagtCTTTTTGGGAACTACAATTACTTGTCTATTAGGTGTCTTAAACTTGCACTATCATTCACTGATGCtctgttcattaaaaaaacaaaaaattgttacCATGAGTTGTATTTTAGATATTTCAATCATTTGagaatttgtgtttctttttttttttttttttatttttttgaaacagagtctcactctgtcgcccaggctggagtgcagtggcatgatcttggctcactgcaagctccacctcccgggtccacgccattctcctgtctcagcctcctgagtagctgggactacaggtgcccgccatgaggcctggctaattttttctatttttttgtagagacggggtttcactgtgttagccaggttggtttcgatctcctgaacttgtgatccagctacctcggcctcccaaagtgctgggattacaggcatgagccactgcacctggaggCTTTGTGtatcttaatctttttttctgcagtgtctaatctgctgttaattGCTTCCAGTTAATTTATTATCTCAAATGTTGTAGTTTTTAATCTCCAAAGTTAGATTCTGACCATTTTTATATGTTCGATGCCTCTGCTTAATTCTTTGGACCCATAGAATATTGTCATAATTATCATAATAACTGTTTTAAAGTcctctgtgtcctttttttttttttttttttttttttgagacggagtctcttgttgcctaggctggagtgtaatggcacgatctcagctcaccgcaacatctgcctcctgggttcaagcaattctcctgcctcagcctcccgagtagctaggattataggcatgcaccgccatgcccagctaatttttgtatttttactggagaagggctttcaccatgttgaccaggctggtctcgaactcctcacttcaggtgatccacctacctcagcctcctagagtgctgggattacaggcatgagccactgcgcctggctgtccTCTCTGTTAATTCTAACATCATGTTAGGTCTGGTTCAATTTTGATTAACTGATTATTTCTCCTCTTTATGGGTCATCATTTCCTGGCTCTTTGCCTATTTGGTATTCTTTAATTGGACGCAGGACATTGTGAAGTTTACCTTTTTGCAtgctagctatttttaaattcctttttttcccttgccAGCAggaagttatattttataattcctaTAAATCGTCTTGAATTTTTTCTGGGGTGCACTTAAGTGACCTGTAAACAGTTGGATCCTTTTGGATCTTGCTTTTATGAACTTTTACGTGGTTCAGGAGTAGTGCTCAGTCCAGGGCTGATTATATCCCGTTACGAAAGCATTATGAATTATGAATAATTCCAGTCTGACTGGTGCGAACAGATACTGTTTTCTGCACTGTGTGAGTACCAGACGCCATTCCATGATTTTCTTGGATGTTTCTTTCCCTGGTACTAGTCAGCTACTCTTTTCACAATCATGCACTGACTAGTGCTCTGCTGAATACTGGTGGCAGAACCTGTAGATATGCCCAGATTCTCTCTGCTTAGTTATCTTCTCACTGGATCTTTGTCCTATGAACTCTGTCTTGCTCTCCCCAGACACTTAGCTTCACTTCCTCAATTCAGGGAGTCTGCCACCGATCCTTTCCTTTGTGCCTAGCCTGGAAACAATTCTGCACCAGGCTGGCATTCCCTTCCATCCCACATGGAACTGGGGGTTCAGTGTAACTGAAAACATTTGGGCCATTACATTCAGTTTGAACCAGTTGATTTGCATGTCTGTAAAGGAGTTTGGAAAATGAACCCTAGGGCTAATGTGAATGGTGGACAAAATCAGATCTAGAAGTACTGAATGTATCATAAGCTAAgcagaattttttaaactaaCAGCATTAGTGATTCAGGTggaatttcttcctcttccctagGTTCAGTTTCTGGCGAAAGCatgtagtttgttttgttttgttttgttttctcactgtCAACATAACCTCATTTGTTGCATCTGTTGGAATGTTTATTACTCACTTGGTGAGTCTGGTCTACATAGAGATTCAGCATCCAGGAGCAGGGCCACTGTGAGCCTGTCAGTCAAGGAAATGTGGGAAAGAAAAATCCCATTggggtttatttatttgtttgtttgtttatttatttatttatttgtagaggagtctcactctgtcgctcaggctggagtgcagtggtgtgatctctgctcactgcaaccttggctaATTGCaaccccggctcactgcaacccccgcctcccaggctcaagcaattctcctgcctcagcctccccagtagctgggattacaggcacccgccaccacgcccagctaatttttgtatttttaatagagatgggctttcaccatgttggcctggctggtgtcaaactcttgacctcagatgatccacccacctccatctcccaaaatgctgggattacaggcatgagctgcagagcctggcctaaaaatattacttttgcaAGGCACAGTACAGGTCCCGGAAGGCTCTCACCTACTTTCCCACCCTTTCCCAACCTTGTCTCCTGCTTTTGCCTTCTATTCTCCTTGACAGGTCTGGGGTCACTGCATCCAGGGCTTGCTTTGCCTTCTATTCTCTGGAGGGAGCACTTAGGCATTTGAGTGCCAGACTGCTGCTTGGAACCACTGAGTGGCCAGCACTG
This region of Macaca fascicularis isolate 582-1 chromosome 1, T2T-MFA8v1.1 genomic DNA includes:
- the LOC102145358 gene encoding LOW QUALITY PROTEIN: protein FAM231D-like (The sequence of the model RefSeq protein was modified relative to this genomic sequence to represent the inferred CDS: substituted 1 base at 1 genomic stop codon), which produces MGSSKGLWKERPSAHTSECFSTTACPVACILLVWNSQTPARLQSLCTGWHPSLSATAQWVGPRASTEEGTFXTECVGQERWLIRSGYSQNESQEDQGTDLISHTGLKADNRRESSTWANEVEDRRPQYTPALNLNPSHTHPPRPLTTFLRSVIGIQISPGLVAAGGTVTWRILRQLWENVDCLTGGWESRVQKEKLGVQDLVVCVWQQAKERDN